The following proteins are encoded in a genomic region of Sorangiineae bacterium MSr12523:
- a CDS encoding AMP-binding protein yields MQPIDHYVVALLSLFAEKPERVVLWWRDRPITAAEFSRSITTAALVLRREGIDATSKVTFLTTGNSPEMLVVRYAANLLGATVLHPQSINAVNALDEVAVGTQAELLAECGTSLLVVDARNVERARAIAARIGSPLKLAAFSGGEPGLVDLSTAPPGEAEASFDVTSAVTGTSAMVTYTSGSTGIPKGASRPFSAIFSMVSRSKAALEKHTMLITVPLGQAAASLVDAALAGEGSVVLHEGFDATRVLDAVAKHRVTRLYVATPQLYQLVDHPARATTDTSSIRQLVYTGCTASPRRLAHAVEAFGPVLIQMYGMTEAWAISVLPPPDHFQPKLLTTVGRPLPGVQVAIRDPHTGEDLPRGQTGEVCVCSPYIMDGYWRNPELTARALRAGWLHTGDLGYLDDEGYLHLVDRLGSMIKTRGIKVYPAAVENALLTHPAVAHAAVYGVADADEVEHVHAAVVPYAGAAVDVNALREHVERALTAGHAPVAISILAELPLLESGKPDKRRLRFEAEVAAGRQQPGTPTR; encoded by the coding sequence ATGCAGCCAATTGACCATTACGTGGTGGCGCTGCTTTCTCTGTTCGCCGAGAAGCCGGAGCGCGTCGTTCTATGGTGGCGGGATCGTCCGATCACCGCCGCGGAGTTCAGCCGCTCGATCACGACGGCGGCCTTGGTCCTGCGCCGGGAGGGCATCGACGCGACGAGCAAGGTCACATTCCTCACCACCGGCAACAGCCCCGAAATGCTGGTCGTGCGGTACGCGGCGAACCTCCTCGGGGCCACGGTGCTGCACCCGCAGTCCATCAACGCGGTCAATGCGCTCGACGAGGTAGCCGTCGGCACGCAGGCCGAGCTCCTCGCCGAGTGTGGGACCTCGTTGCTGGTGGTCGACGCACGGAACGTCGAACGCGCGAGGGCCATTGCGGCACGCATCGGAAGCCCCCTCAAGCTTGCGGCCTTTTCGGGCGGCGAGCCGGGCCTCGTTGACCTTTCCACGGCCCCTCCTGGTGAGGCGGAGGCGTCCTTCGATGTCACCTCGGCGGTCACCGGCACGAGCGCCATGGTGACGTACACCAGCGGCAGCACGGGCATTCCCAAGGGTGCATCCCGGCCTTTCTCGGCCATTTTCAGCATGGTCTCGCGCTCGAAGGCCGCCCTCGAGAAGCACACCATGTTGATCACCGTGCCGCTTGGACAAGCCGCGGCGTCCCTGGTGGATGCCGCCCTGGCCGGTGAGGGCTCCGTCGTTCTGCACGAGGGCTTCGATGCCACGCGCGTGCTCGACGCCGTGGCCAAGCATCGGGTCACGCGGCTCTACGTGGCCACACCGCAGTTGTATCAGCTGGTCGACCACCCTGCGCGTGCGACGACCGACACGTCCAGCATCCGTCAACTCGTCTACACGGGCTGCACCGCATCGCCGCGAAGACTCGCTCACGCCGTCGAGGCATTCGGCCCCGTGTTGATTCAGATGTACGGAATGACCGAGGCCTGGGCCATCAGCGTTCTTCCGCCGCCGGACCACTTTCAGCCGAAGCTACTGACCACCGTAGGGCGCCCCTTACCGGGGGTGCAGGTGGCCATCCGTGATCCGCATACCGGCGAGGACCTGCCGCGCGGGCAGACCGGCGAGGTTTGCGTGTGCTCGCCGTATATCATGGACGGCTACTGGCGAAATCCGGAGCTTACCGCACGCGCATTGCGCGCGGGGTGGCTGCACACGGGCGATCTCGGTTACCTCGACGACGAGGGCTATCTGCACTTGGTCGATCGCCTGGGCAGCATGATCAAGACCCGCGGGATCAAGGTGTATCCGGCCGCCGTGGAGAATGCCCTCCTCACCCACCCGGCCGTGGCGCACGCCGCTGTCTATGGCGTGGCGGACGCCGACGAGGTCGAACACGTGCACGCCGCGGTGGTCCCCTACGCAGGCGCCGCGGTCGACGTGAATGCGCTGCGCGAGCATGTCGAGCGCGCGTTGACGGCGGGGCACGCGCCCGTCGCGATCTCCATTCTTGCCGAGCTGCCTTTGCTCGAATCGGGCAAACCGGACAAGCGCCGTCTTCGTTTCGAAGCCGAAGTCGCCGCCGGCCGGCAGCAGCCCGGCACGCCCACACGATAG
- the hemA gene encoding 5-aminolevulinate synthase yields the protein MTQHLEFFSREMEQISTSKRVFLEIGRKAGNFPNAVTRNGRDGTDAKISVWCSNDYLGMGQHPRVLEAMKNAIDQFGAGSGGSRNIAGTNPYHVQLERELAALHRKEDALIFTSGYTANDGSLTVLAGRLEGTIVFSDALNHASIIDGLRHSRAEKRVFRHNDTAHLEELLAAAEPERPKLIVLESVYSMSGDIAPLAKVAELAKRYQATTFIDEVHAVGMYGPEGAGIAAREGLADDFTVVMGTLAKGFGTSGGYVAGPAPIIDAIRAFSRSFIFTTSLPPAIAAGALAAVRHLRSTDDERNRLRENAQLLHRLLIERNVPFISPMSHIVSVFVGNDILCKKASALLLERHGIYVQPIDAPSVRAGEEILRVAPSAVHTTQEVHEFADALNAIWTELDIRRIRA from the coding sequence ATGACGCAGCACCTTGAATTCTTCTCGCGCGAGATGGAGCAAATTTCCACCAGCAAGCGCGTATTCCTCGAAATCGGACGTAAGGCGGGCAACTTCCCCAACGCCGTCACGCGAAACGGGCGTGACGGAACCGACGCGAAAATCAGCGTCTGGTGCAGCAATGATTACCTCGGCATGGGGCAGCATCCGCGCGTGCTCGAGGCCATGAAGAACGCCATCGACCAGTTCGGCGCGGGCTCGGGCGGCTCGCGCAACATCGCGGGAACCAATCCGTACCACGTTCAGCTCGAACGCGAACTCGCCGCACTCCACCGCAAGGAGGATGCGCTCATCTTCACCTCCGGCTACACCGCGAACGATGGATCGCTGACCGTTCTCGCCGGGCGCTTGGAGGGCACGATCGTCTTTTCCGATGCCCTGAACCACGCCTCGATCATCGATGGTCTCCGCCATAGCCGGGCCGAGAAGCGCGTCTTCCGCCACAACGATACGGCACACCTCGAGGAGCTGCTCGCGGCCGCGGAACCGGAGCGGCCCAAGTTGATCGTGTTGGAGTCCGTGTATTCCATGTCCGGCGACATCGCCCCATTGGCGAAAGTCGCGGAACTCGCCAAGCGTTACCAGGCGACCACGTTCATCGACGAGGTGCACGCCGTCGGCATGTACGGTCCCGAAGGAGCCGGCATCGCCGCACGCGAAGGCCTCGCCGACGACTTCACCGTCGTCATGGGCACGCTCGCCAAAGGCTTCGGTACCTCGGGCGGCTACGTGGCGGGACCGGCACCGATCATCGATGCGATCCGCGCCTTCTCGCGGTCGTTCATCTTCACGACGTCGCTCCCGCCGGCCATTGCGGCCGGTGCCCTTGCCGCCGTGCGCCACCTTCGATCGACCGACGACGAGCGCAATCGACTTCGAGAGAACGCGCAACTGCTCCATCGCCTCCTCATCGAACGGAACGTCCCCTTCATCTCGCCGATGTCCCATATCGTGTCGGTTTTCGTGGGCAACGACATTCTGTGCAAGAAAGCTTCGGCCCTCCTTCTCGAGCGCCACGGCATCTATGTCCAGCCCATCGATGCGCCGAGCGTCCGCGCCGGAGAGGAGATCCTCCGGGTCGCGCCTTCGGCGGTGCACACGACGCAGGAAGTCCACGAGTTCGCCGACGCGCTCAACGCCATTTGGACGGAACTCGACATCCGCCGCATCCGAGCTTGA
- a CDS encoding acyl-CoA dehydrogenase family protein: MTDPNPLIEKFRVFVREHVLGREAWLDSSPEHPLAPIVELERQGISNWWVPAMYGGLGLSVRESLDIVELLAYGDAGLANGIAGRSLAAAAIRIYGDDAQKRNYLAPSATDPTFFGALSATEEAAGSELLRTATVARKLGNEYLLDGLKFVSTGAALAKFTVVLAKVAEGDLRAFIVPMDAKGVKVVKRWRTEGLRSYVYSQVALERCRIPASLMLRGQGVRLVEAATSAMRPQIAATAVGIGMRVRDVCLEYGAKKMLGGRPLAQNDVFAAKLGQMEAELTTMRAVAREAAVEFDEIVRGSDPEEHFRRHGGTKSAVVAKLICGQLGWKIASAGTEMFGGLGYMQEHIIWKLLRDVRHVAILEAGEDVIRALLHARHCVPIFE, translated from the coding sequence ATGACTGACCCGAATCCCCTCATCGAGAAATTCCGTGTGTTCGTTCGCGAGCACGTGCTCGGGCGCGAAGCGTGGTTGGACAGCTCCCCGGAGCATCCCCTCGCCCCGATCGTCGAGCTCGAACGTCAAGGCATTTCCAATTGGTGGGTGCCGGCGATGTACGGCGGGCTGGGGCTGTCCGTGCGCGAAAGCCTCGACATCGTGGAACTGCTCGCCTATGGAGACGCCGGGCTGGCCAATGGCATCGCCGGACGCAGCCTCGCCGCCGCGGCGATCCGCATTTATGGCGACGACGCCCAGAAGAGGAACTACCTCGCCCCGTCCGCGACGGATCCGACCTTTTTCGGCGCGCTCTCGGCCACCGAGGAGGCCGCCGGCAGCGAGCTTCTGCGTACGGCCACCGTCGCCCGCAAGTTGGGTAACGAGTACCTCCTCGACGGGCTCAAGTTCGTCTCCACGGGGGCGGCCCTCGCCAAGTTCACGGTCGTATTGGCCAAGGTTGCCGAGGGCGACCTTCGCGCCTTCATCGTGCCCATGGATGCGAAGGGCGTGAAGGTCGTCAAACGGTGGCGAACGGAGGGTTTGCGTTCCTACGTCTACAGCCAAGTTGCGCTCGAACGCTGCCGGATTCCCGCATCGCTCATGCTTCGCGGACAGGGCGTACGGCTCGTCGAAGCAGCAACCAGCGCCATGCGTCCGCAAATCGCGGCAACCGCCGTGGGCATCGGCATGCGCGTGCGCGACGTCTGTCTGGAATATGGCGCCAAGAAGATGCTAGGAGGCCGCCCGCTCGCGCAGAACGACGTGTTCGCCGCGAAATTGGGTCAAATGGAGGCCGAGCTGACCACGATGCGCGCCGTTGCCCGCGAAGCCGCGGTCGAATTCGACGAGATCGTGCGCGGCAGCGATCCCGAGGAGCACTTCCGCAGGCACGGAGGAACGAAGAGCGCGGTCGTAGCAAAGCTCATTTGCGGCCAGCTCGGATGGAAGATCGCGAGCGCAGGCACGGAGATGTTCGGCGGTCTTGGCTACATGCAGGAGCACATCATCTGGAAGCTTTTGCGCGACGTTCGACACGTCGCCATCCTCGAAGCGGGCGAGGACGTCATCCGCGCCCTGCTTCATGCTCGGCATTGTGTTCCGATTTTCGAGTGA